A genomic segment from Roseofilum capinflatum BLCC-M114 encodes:
- the mrdA gene encoding penicillin-binding protein 2, producing the protein MLLTKSHVIPTTHTTERTIGRNYQGLILLLLITLGLIGGIGTRLVHLQLIQGKTYEQEAKNNRIRVIPKHPGRGKILDRHGKILAGSSLSHSVYLWPLASRKTEWPTTLKQLSEILNIPESEIQSRLDQAEYSSPYLLRIARGLTPEQVTALAEYSRELEGIEVDVEAAREYPYKEVASHVLGYTGEINEEDLEKTENEGYRLGDIVGQMGIEAALEEELRGGWGGREVEVDSKGQVVRILDHQAAQAGDDVQLTLDLDLQMAAEAALGNTKGAIVAMNPQNGEVLAMASNPKFDPNIFSGRISEEQWKEVQGKDHPFVNRALQGFPPASTFKIVTTAAAIESGIFSPYTVLGTYPYVQVGGIKFWDWNRAGFGPLGFTGAMAWSSDTFFYQIAQGIGGEILIDWTRRFGFGRKTGIELHREEAAGLVADDAWKRENIGYEWFAGDTVNMSIGQGFLLSSPLQVAVMFAVVANGGDLVKPHLVKQEGEDHIWRESLGLSPITVQILQDGLRQVVSAGTGGVMNSLSLPINAGKTGTAEDPPRLSHAWYGGYAPLDYPEVVIVAFGENSGGGGGKFAAPKVRQVMEAYFELKKKRNAQE; encoded by the coding sequence ATGCTCTTAACCAAGTCCCATGTCATTCCCACAACCCATACAACAGAACGCACCATTGGGCGTAACTACCAAGGGTTAATCCTCCTCCTTCTCATTACCCTGGGCTTGATAGGGGGGATTGGTACTCGGTTAGTGCATCTGCAACTGATCCAAGGCAAAACCTACGAGCAAGAAGCCAAAAATAACCGCATTCGCGTCATTCCCAAACACCCCGGAAGAGGTAAGATACTCGATCGCCACGGTAAAATTCTGGCCGGTAGTAGCCTTTCTCACTCCGTCTACCTTTGGCCCCTCGCCAGTCGTAAAACCGAATGGCCCACCACCCTCAAACAGCTCTCGGAAATCCTAAACATTCCCGAATCCGAAATCCAAAGCCGTCTCGATCAAGCGGAATACAGCTCTCCCTACCTCTTGCGGATTGCCAGAGGACTCACCCCCGAACAAGTGACTGCCCTAGCCGAATATAGCCGGGAACTCGAAGGGATAGAAGTGGATGTGGAAGCAGCGCGGGAATATCCTTATAAAGAAGTTGCTTCCCATGTTTTAGGCTATACCGGAGAAATTAACGAAGAAGACTTAGAGAAAACAGAAAATGAAGGCTATCGCCTCGGCGATATTGTCGGGCAAATGGGCATTGAAGCCGCCCTAGAAGAAGAACTGCGGGGAGGATGGGGCGGTCGAGAAGTAGAAGTAGACAGCAAAGGGCAAGTGGTACGCATCCTCGATCATCAAGCCGCTCAAGCGGGCGATGATGTACAGTTAACCTTGGATTTAGACCTGCAAATGGCGGCAGAAGCAGCTCTAGGGAATACGAAAGGGGCGATCGTAGCCATGAATCCCCAAAATGGCGAAGTCCTAGCCATGGCCAGTAATCCCAAATTTGACCCCAACATCTTCTCTGGGCGCATTAGTGAGGAACAATGGAAAGAAGTACAAGGTAAAGACCATCCCTTTGTTAACCGCGCCCTGCAAGGGTTTCCCCCCGCTTCAACGTTCAAAATTGTCACCACGGCAGCCGCGATCGAATCTGGGATATTCTCCCCCTACACAGTATTGGGAACCTATCCCTATGTTCAGGTCGGTGGCATTAAATTCTGGGACTGGAACCGTGCCGGTTTTGGGCCGTTAGGTTTCACGGGAGCCATGGCCTGGAGTAGTGACACCTTTTTCTATCAAATTGCCCAAGGAATTGGCGGAGAAATCCTAATTGACTGGACAAGAAGATTTGGATTTGGGCGCAAAACAGGGATTGAACTCCACCGAGAAGAAGCGGCTGGATTGGTCGCCGATGATGCTTGGAAGCGAGAAAATATCGGCTATGAGTGGTTTGCCGGAGATACGGTGAATATGTCCATTGGCCAAGGATTTTTATTGTCTTCTCCTCTACAAGTCGCCGTGATGTTTGCAGTGGTGGCCAATGGGGGAGATTTAGTGAAACCTCACTTGGTGAAACAAGAGGGAGAAGATCATATTTGGCGCGAGTCTTTAGGTCTAAGTCCCATTACCGTTCAAATCTTGCAAGATGGCCTGCGTCAAGTGGTGAGTGCAGGAACGGGAGGGGTAATGAATAGCCTGTCTTTGCCTATCAATGCGGGTAAGACGGGAACGGCTGAAGATCCCCCCCGTTTATCCCATGCTTGGTATGGGGGGTATGCTCCGTTGGATTATCCAGAAGTCGTGATTGTGGCCTTCGGGGAAAATTCCGGAGGAGGGGGCGGTAAGTTTGCTGCACCCAAAGTTCGTCAGGTGATGGAGGCCTATTTTGAGTTAAAGAAAAAGCGTAATGCACAGGAATAG
- a CDS encoding S-layer homology domain-containing protein produces the protein MSILYVNPATGNDGNSGASTAPFKTISRALQNVPSGTTIQLAAGTYNSTNGEVFPLTVPSGVALVGNEGNKGQGITINGGGNYISPTFAGQNITLRLNTNSQLRGVTVTNPLSRGTAVWIESAAPVIANNTFTQSKREGVFATGSANPLIQGNVFRLNDANGISMAKNSKGEVRSNVCEQTGYGIAVSDDAAPVIISNRISNNRAGIVASNRSRPVLRQNVIENNTEDGLTVISQSVPDLGSAQDPGGNTFQGNGGYDLQNATSTTLVSAGNQLNPNRVKGLIDFIASEVITPPPTPTPTPTPTPPPTPTPTPTPTPPPTPTPTPTPTPVQLRDVAGHWAQEFIETLVSKGVISGFPDGTFRPNNNLTRAEYAALLAKAFNLPFKRPAIAFLDISSRFWGAAAIAKTSRMGFLSGYPDGTFRPSRNLTRTEAIVALISGLELTGGDSSALFVFRDRTYIPNYATTKVATATVKGMIVNYPDLGLLNPRRDITRAEMAAILYQSLVATGEADPINSRYIVPGTGSSSSTTDSFTDLVGHWAGPFVNGLLEQDLISGFQDGTFQPDSPINRAQYAALLVKVFNPQPKRDAVNFKDVPADFWAADAIQQAYRGGFLSGVSADTFNPSTNVKRSDVLVSLVNGLDLGVGDSAALSIFEDRDQIPSYAQGAISRALQKLIVVNYPNVNRLRPNDEATRAETAAMIYQALVDAGRVSAITSSQVAST, from the coding sequence ATGAGCATCCTCTATGTCAATCCCGCAACGGGTAATGATGGCAATTCTGGTGCATCGACTGCTCCGTTCAAAACCATTAGTCGCGCTCTGCAAAATGTGCCCTCTGGAACCACCATTCAACTGGCAGCAGGCACTTACAATAGCACCAATGGGGAAGTTTTTCCCCTGACTGTGCCTTCTGGTGTGGCCCTTGTGGGGAATGAGGGAAATAAAGGCCAAGGCATTACCATTAATGGGGGTGGCAATTATATTAGCCCCACGTTTGCCGGTCAAAATATTACCCTGAGACTCAATACTAATTCCCAATTACGGGGGGTAACGGTAACGAATCCCCTCAGCCGTGGAACCGCCGTTTGGATTGAATCAGCCGCCCCAGTGATCGCCAATAATACGTTTACTCAATCTAAGCGTGAAGGGGTATTCGCGACAGGAAGCGCCAATCCCCTAATTCAGGGTAATGTGTTCCGGTTGAACGATGCCAATGGGATTTCCATGGCCAAAAATTCTAAGGGAGAAGTTCGTAGTAATGTCTGCGAACAAACCGGGTATGGGATTGCCGTTAGTGATGATGCTGCACCCGTAATTATTAGTAATCGGATTAGTAATAATCGGGCGGGGATTGTCGCTTCTAATCGCTCTCGTCCAGTGTTGCGGCAAAATGTGATTGAAAATAATACGGAAGATGGTTTAACGGTGATTTCCCAATCGGTTCCTGATTTGGGTAGCGCTCAAGATCCTGGCGGTAATACATTTCAGGGGAATGGGGGATACGATCTGCAAAATGCCACTTCCACGACGTTGGTTTCTGCGGGCAATCAACTCAATCCCAATCGGGTGAAAGGGTTAATTGACTTTATCGCCAGTGAAGTGATTACTCCTCCCCCGACTCCCACGCCAACGCCAACTCCGACTCCTCCCCCGACTCCTACGCCAACGCCAACCCCGACTCCTCCCCCGACTCCTACGCCAACGCCTACCCCGACTCCTGTACAATTGCGAGATGTGGCCGGTCATTGGGCCCAAGAGTTTATTGAAACCTTGGTTAGTAAGGGGGTGATTAGTGGATTCCCGGATGGTACATTCCGCCCCAATAATAATCTGACTCGTGCCGAGTATGCGGCTTTGTTGGCGAAGGCGTTTAATTTACCGTTTAAACGGCCGGCGATCGCCTTTTTGGATATTTCTAGTCGGTTTTGGGGAGCAGCAGCGATCGCCAAAACCTCACGCATGGGCTTTTTATCCGGGTATCCTGATGGTACATTCCGCCCCAGTCGAAATTTAACTCGCACCGAGGCGATCGTAGCCTTAATTAGTGGTCTAGAATTAACCGGTGGCGATAGTAGCGCCTTGTTTGTGTTCCGCGATCGCACCTATATTCCCAATTACGCTACCACCAAAGTAGCGACAGCAACCGTTAAAGGCATGATCGTTAACTATCCCGATCTGGGATTACTCAATCCCCGACGAGATATTACCCGTGCAGAAATGGCCGCCATTCTCTATCAGTCCTTAGTCGCCACCGGAGAAGCCGATCCGATTAATTCTCGCTATATTGTCCCCGGAACCGGCAGTTCTTCGAGTACAACGGACTCCTTTACCGATCTGGTAGGTCACTGGGCTGGGCCCTTTGTTAACGGCTTGTTAGAGCAAGATTTAATTAGCGGATTCCAAGATGGCACATTCCAGCCCGATAGTCCTATTAATCGCGCCCAATATGCGGCTCTATTAGTGAAAGTCTTTAATCCCCAACCCAAACGGGATGCGGTGAACTTTAAGGATGTACCCGCCGATTTTTGGGCGGCTGATGCCATTCAACAGGCCTATCGTGGGGGCTTTTTATCAGGAGTTTCCGCCGATACGTTTAATCCGAGTACGAATGTGAAGCGATCGGATGTATTGGTTTCTCTGGTCAATGGTTTAGATTTGGGCGTTGGTGACTCGGCTGCCTTGAGCATTTTTGAAGACCGAGATCAGATTCCTAGCTATGCACAAGGGGCGATCTCTAGAGCCTTGCAAAAGCTGATTGTGGTCAATTATCCCAATGTCAATCGCTTGCGACCCAATGATGAAGCCACCCGTGCCGAAACCGCAGCCATGATTTATCAAGCTCTGGTAGACGCTGGACGGGTAAGCGCCATTACCTCCAGTCAGGTCGCATCTACTTAG
- the thyD gene encoding thylakoid membrane protein ThyD: MKIAVTGATGFVGRALVQRLMAENEQVLVLTRNPDKAKRIWPSGVEIVGYSVTEGGPWQNQIAGCNGVVNLAGAPIAEERWTAQRKKILRESRILGTEKIVEAIGAADPKPQVLVNTSAVGYYGTSETAEFDETSPAGDDFLAQLCVEWEQSAQAVTQYGVRCAILRFGIVVGDGGAVAKMIPPFKMFAGGPIGSGQQWFSWIDIDDLVSLILFALRQPQMQGTFNATAPNPVRMNDLAATLGSLLNRPSWLPVPSFVLDALLGDGANVVLEGQNVLPKKTLEAGFEFKYSTLKDSLEKVLK, from the coding sequence ATGAAAATAGCAGTCACAGGAGCAACCGGATTTGTAGGTCGCGCCCTAGTCCAACGGCTGATGGCGGAAAACGAGCAAGTTTTAGTGTTAACTCGCAATCCCGATAAAGCCAAACGCATCTGGCCCTCTGGGGTAGAAATTGTCGGGTATTCAGTAACCGAAGGAGGCCCGTGGCAAAATCAAATTGCCGGATGTAATGGAGTCGTTAATTTAGCCGGCGCACCCATTGCCGAAGAACGATGGACAGCCCAGCGTAAGAAAATTTTGCGCGAGAGTCGGATTTTGGGGACTGAAAAAATTGTTGAAGCCATCGGCGCGGCTGACCCCAAACCTCAAGTTTTAGTCAATACTTCAGCCGTTGGCTATTACGGAACCAGTGAAACGGCTGAGTTTGACGAAACCTCTCCAGCAGGAGATGATTTTCTCGCTCAACTGTGTGTGGAATGGGAACAGAGCGCCCAAGCCGTCACCCAGTATGGAGTCAGGTGTGCGATTTTGCGATTTGGCATTGTGGTGGGAGATGGGGGAGCCGTTGCCAAAATGATTCCCCCCTTTAAAATGTTTGCAGGCGGCCCCATTGGTAGCGGTCAACAGTGGTTTTCTTGGATCGATATCGATGATTTAGTCAGCCTAATTCTGTTTGCCCTACGTCAACCGCAAATGCAAGGCACATTTAACGCCACTGCACCGAACCCAGTGCGGATGAACGATTTGGCCGCAACCTTGGGAAGTCTTCTTAATCGACCCAGTTGGTTACCTGTACCCAGTTTTGTTTTAGATGCGCTCTTAGGAGATGGGGCAAATGTGGTGTTAGAAGGACAAAATGTTTTACCGAAAAAAACCTTAGAGGCTGGGTTTGAGTTTAAATATTCAACTCTCAAAGATTCTTTAGAAAAAGTGCTGAAATAG